A region of Nitrosarchaeum sp. DNA encodes the following proteins:
- a CDS encoding 2-oxoacid:ferredoxin oxidoreductase subunit beta, giving the protein MALKLADYKTNVHNDWCPGCGDFGIVNALQMALAEMGIERDKATIFSGIGCSGKTSHFINTYGVHTLHGRVLTFAQGGKLANPEMTVVAVGGDGDGLGIGAGHFVAAGRRNVDMTYIIFDNGVYGLTKGQASPTLKLGEKTKSLPSPNTNYNVNPIGLAVASGFTFVARGYSYDVRHLKDLIIKAVRHKGLSFLDVLQPCPTYNDINTRDWYAGVDLAEESMERHARIYKLEDTHYDYSVHYDDETEDNEKMSQAMIKSLEWGNKIPIGIFYQNELISEYSTRLIDKIPNYLENPPSKQKISENGLPITDVSTILDSLRV; this is encoded by the coding sequence ATGGCGCTTAAACTGGCAGATTACAAAACTAATGTACATAATGATTGGTGTCCTGGGTGTGGTGATTTTGGAATTGTTAATGCATTACAAATGGCGTTGGCAGAAATGGGAATAGAACGTGATAAGGCAACAATTTTTTCTGGAATTGGTTGCTCTGGAAAGACATCTCATTTTATCAACACTTATGGAGTTCATACATTGCACGGAAGAGTTTTGACTTTTGCTCAGGGAGGAAAACTCGCAAATCCGGAGATGACTGTGGTTGCAGTTGGCGGTGATGGAGATGGATTGGGAATCGGTGCTGGTCATTTTGTTGCAGCTGGCAGACGAAATGTTGACATGACTTACATAATATTTGATAACGGAGTTTATGGATTAACTAAAGGACAAGCATCTCCAACGCTAAAACTTGGTGAGAAAACAAAATCCCTTCCTTCACCAAATACTAACTATAATGTAAATCCAATTGGGTTGGCAGTAGCTAGTGGTTTTACTTTTGTAGCGCGTGGTTATTCATATGATGTTAGACATCTAAAAGATTTAATCATAAAGGCTGTTCGTCATAAGGGACTCTCATTTCTTGATGTATTGCAACCATGTCCGACTTACAATGATATCAATACAAGAGATTGGTATGCTGGAGTTGATTTAGCAGAAGAATCCATGGAAAGACACGCTAGAATCTACAAGCTTGAAGATACTCATTATGACTATAGTGTACATTATGACGATGAAACTGAAGATAACGAAAAAATGTCTCAAGCAATGATAAAATCTCTAGAATGGGGAAATAAAATCCCGATAGGAATATTTTATCAAAATGAACTAATTTCTGAATATTCTACCCGACTAATTGATAAAATCCCAAATTACCTTGAAAACCCCCCATCAAAACAAAAGATATCAGAAAACGGTTTGCCTATCACTGATGTTTCAACAATCCTTGATTCCCTCAGAGTTTAA
- a CDS encoding coenzyme F420-0:L-glutamate ligase: MSLTVLPLVSERKEKKFDVFETLLETLEKNDEKLQNGDVIVISTKFISNSQGRLVDLNSVRASKDGIEVSKKFQMRAEIAEIVLRESDKIFGGIAGFVITSADNIMAPNAGIDKSNAKKGKIILYPNNPYIIAEQIRRKIFLKFLIHVGIILVDSRLMPSRIGTSGVAIACAGIEPVLDMRAEKDLDGNPLKVTFQAVADNLATIANHKMGEAAESKPFAIVRNSGAKLTDRKISPTEMAISPDQCVYVRGLTNPTSH; this comes from the coding sequence ATGTCACTGACAGTATTACCTCTAGTTTCAGAAAGAAAGGAAAAAAAATTTGATGTCTTTGAAACATTACTTGAAACATTAGAGAAAAATGATGAAAAATTACAGAATGGAGATGTCATAGTAATATCCACTAAATTTATCTCCAATTCTCAAGGAAGGCTAGTTGATCTTAACAGTGTTAGAGCATCAAAAGACGGAATTGAAGTATCCAAGAAATTTCAAATGAGAGCAGAAATTGCAGAGATAGTTTTAAGAGAATCAGATAAAATTTTTGGCGGAATTGCAGGATTTGTCATTACGTCAGCAGACAACATAATGGCCCCAAATGCAGGAATTGATAAATCAAATGCCAAAAAAGGAAAAATAATTTTATATCCAAATAATCCCTACATCATAGCTGAACAAATCAGGAGAAAGATTTTTTTAAAATTCTTAATCCATGTTGGAATTATTCTAGTAGATAGTAGATTAATGCCATCACGTATTGGAACATCTGGTGTAGCAATAGCATGTGCAGGAATAGAACCAGTATTAGACATGAGAGCAGAAAAAGACCTTGATGGAAATCCATTGAAAGTGACATTTCAAGCAGTTGCAGATAATCTTGCAACAATTGCAAATCATAAGATGGGTGAAGCCGCAGAATCAAAACCATTTGCGATTGTTAGAAACTCAGGAGCTAAACTTACAGATAGAAAAATTAGCCCGACTGAGATGGCCATATCTCCTGATCAATGCGTATACGTTAGAGGTTTAACAAATCCAACAAGTCACTAG
- a CDS encoding TIGR00266 family protein, which yields MEFQILKNPMSILEVNLNKDESITAEAGALVFLQGEIQIDTKIRSGILKAVKVSLLGNESFFVNKYTAKHDGCVLGFTGPPVGDIVEISINNNSGFIVQSGSYIASTPGVEIDTKWQGFTKGVFGSELFMLKATGEGKIFCNAYGGIIQKNILSGETFILDNYHLVALSIDSDYQVTKFGGLKNTILGGEGLVTKISGPAIIYFQTKNLKELIDLLGVKHTQETQGNNFNIGGFRVGM from the coding sequence ATGGAATTTCAAATACTCAAAAACCCAATGAGCATATTAGAAGTAAATCTAAACAAAGATGAATCAATTACTGCAGAAGCAGGCGCTTTGGTATTTTTGCAAGGTGAAATCCAAATAGACACAAAAATACGTTCTGGAATTCTAAAAGCAGTCAAAGTCTCACTTTTAGGAAATGAGTCATTTTTTGTAAACAAGTATACTGCAAAACATGATGGATGTGTTTTAGGTTTTACTGGTCCTCCCGTTGGTGATATTGTTGAAATTTCAATTAATAATAATTCTGGATTTATTGTTCAATCAGGTTCTTACATTGCATCGACTCCTGGTGTAGAAATTGATACAAAGTGGCAGGGATTTACAAAGGGAGTTTTTGGAAGCGAACTATTCATGCTAAAAGCAACAGGAGAAGGAAAAATATTTTGTAATGCATATGGTGGAATTATCCAAAAAAATATTTTATCCGGTGAGACATTTATTCTTGATAATTATCATCTTGTTGCATTAAGTATTGATTCTGATTACCAAGTTACAAAGTTTGGAGGACTCAAAAATACTATTCTTGGTGGAGAAGGATTGGTTACAAAAATATCTGGTCCTGCAATAATCTATTTTCAAACAAAGAATCTCAAAGAGTTAATTGATTTACTTGGAGTAAAACACACTCAAGAAACTCAAGGAAATAATTTCAATATTGGTGGTTTTAGAGTTGGAATGTGA
- a CDS encoding 3-isopropylmalate dehydratase large subunit codes for MNITEKILARASGRQQVAPDDVIFANVDKVMVHDVSGPGVIKVFDKLKKQGVNVDKLWDPTKVWVAEDHFVPSADKMSAENVIKLSNFTKNYGIEKHFKYGMGQYGICHTLSHEEALVLPGEVYVGGDSHTNTTGALGSFACGLGHTDVAYVLLNGKIWFKVPQTLYFKLNGKLPDHVMAKDFILKIIGDISTEGGAYKTMQFGGSGISEMSVESRLTMCNMTTEAGAKNGIVEPDQKVVDYLTSRGAKNITLVHGDADAEYEKIYEYEGSEMEPLVAKPFSPENIAIVREAPSVELDKSYIGSCTGAKYEDLEAAAKILKGRTVKIRTEILPASISIYKRAMENGLLKIFLDAGVTVGPPTCGACCGAHMGVLAKDEICISTTNRNFPGRMGHVDSQTYLSSPLVAAASAVTGKITDPRDLK; via the coding sequence ATGAATATTACTGAAAAAATACTTGCTCGTGCTTCTGGCAGACAACAGGTTGCTCCAGACGATGTAATATTCGCAAATGTAGATAAAGTAATGGTTCATGATGTATCTGGACCTGGTGTAATCAAAGTATTTGATAAATTAAAAAAACAAGGAGTTAATGTTGACAAATTATGGGATCCGACTAAAGTTTGGGTAGCTGAAGATCACTTTGTTCCTTCAGCAGATAAAATGTCTGCTGAAAATGTGATCAAATTATCTAACTTTACGAAAAACTATGGAATTGAAAAACATTTCAAGTATGGTATGGGTCAATATGGAATCTGTCATACCCTTTCTCATGAAGAGGCACTAGTATTACCCGGTGAGGTGTATGTTGGAGGCGATTCTCATACAAATACTACCGGTGCACTTGGTTCTTTTGCATGTGGATTGGGACATACTGATGTAGCATACGTATTGCTAAATGGAAAGATTTGGTTTAAGGTTCCTCAAACATTATACTTTAAGCTAAATGGAAAACTCCCAGATCATGTAATGGCTAAAGATTTTATTTTAAAAATCATTGGTGATATTTCCACTGAAGGTGGTGCGTACAAAACAATGCAGTTTGGTGGAAGTGGAATTAGTGAAATGTCCGTAGAAAGCAGATTGACAATGTGTAATATGACCACCGAGGCTGGAGCTAAAAATGGAATTGTTGAACCAGATCAAAAAGTTGTTGATTATCTTACAAGCAGAGGCGCTAAGAACATTACACTAGTTCATGGTGATGCTGATGCTGAATATGAAAAGATATACGAATACGAAGGTTCTGAAATGGAACCTCTTGTTGCAAAACCTTTTTCTCCAGAAAATATTGCAATCGTCCGAGAAGCTCCATCTGTTGAATTGGATAAATCATACATTGGCTCTTGTACTGGTGCAAAGTATGAAGACTTGGAAGCTGCTGCTAAAATCCTCAAAGGGCGAACAGTTAAAATTAGAACTGAAATCTTGCCTGCTTCTATCTCTATTTACAAACGAGCAATGGAGAATGGATTGCTCAAAATATTCTTAGATGCAGGTGTTACAGTAGGACCACCTACATGTGGAGCTTGTTGCGGTGCACATATGGGAGTCTTGGCAAAAGATGAAATTTGTATCAGCACTACAAACAGAAATTTTCCAGGAAGAATGGGTCATGTTGATTCTCAAACATATCTTTCATCCCCTCTTGTGGCAGCAGCATCTGCTGTAACTGGAAAGATTACTGATCCGAGGGATTTGAAATGA
- the leuD gene encoding 3-isopropylmalate dehydratase small subunit (catalyzes the isomerization between 2-isopropylmalate and 3-isopropylmalate in leucine biosynthesis), with translation MKGNVIKYARDNIDTDVIIPGQYLKVHDYAELAKHAMEGLDPDFHSKVKEGDFILSGRNFGCGSSREHAPIALAHSGIKAVLALSFARIFYRNAVDGAFLLPIEIDQDAYSDIAEGDQIDIDLKSNQINNLTKNKTYKMKPFSDIIGKIIEAGGLFKYKPD, from the coding sequence ATGAAAGGTAATGTCATAAAATACGCAAGAGACAATATAGATACTGATGTAATAATTCCAGGTCAATATCTCAAAGTACATGATTATGCTGAGCTTGCAAAACATGCTATGGAAGGACTTGATCCTGATTTTCATTCTAAAGTAAAAGAAGGCGATTTTATTTTATCTGGAAGAAATTTTGGATGTGGATCATCCCGTGAACATGCCCCGATTGCACTTGCTCATTCTGGAATAAAGGCAGTACTTGCTTTATCATTTGCAAGAATATTTTATAGAAACGCAGTTGACGGTGCATTTTTACTTCCTATAGAAATTGATCAAGATGCATACTCTGATATCGCTGAAGGTGATCAGATTGATATCGATTTAAAATCAAATCAAATCAATAATCTCACAAAAAACAAAACCTATAAAATGAAACCCTTTTCTGATATTATTGGAAAAATAATAGAAGCTGGCGGTTTATTCAAATACAAACCAGATTAG
- the leuC gene encoding 3-isopropylmalate dehydratase large subunit — MGKTLFEKIWDAHVVVEKENSPSLIYIDRHLVHEVTSPQAFDGLRMNNRKVRRPDLTIATMDHNVPTNNRGLPILDQTSSVQIQTLEKNCKDFGIKLFDINSPNQGIVHVIGPQLGITLPGTTIVCGDSHTSTHGAFGALAFGIGTSEVEHVLASQTLWLEKPKPFEIKVEGKRKNPHAVTAKDIILSIIKNIGTSGGNGTVIEYCGEGISDLSMEQRMTICNMSIEAGARAGLIAPDEKTFEYLRGRQYTPKNYEFLVDYWRENLKTDKDAKFEKKYTLHIDNIAPQVSWGTNPGMTIDVTELVPSPEDFAKGDQNQKKGAEKALEYMNLKSGTPMTEIKIDRVFIGSCTNARLEDLIEASKVVKGRKVSPTVKAMVVPGSQMVKKQAEDLGLDKIFIDANFEWRESGCSMCLGMNPDILSPGERCASTSNRNFEGRQGTGGRTHLVSPVMAAAAAIFGHFVDVREMDLN; from the coding sequence ATGGGAAAAACACTTTTTGAAAAAATTTGGGATGCACATGTTGTTGTAGAAAAAGAAAACAGTCCATCTCTAATCTACATTGATAGACATCTTGTTCATGAAGTAACTTCTCCTCAAGCTTTTGATGGACTTCGTATGAATAATAGAAAAGTAAGAAGACCTGATCTTACAATTGCAACAATGGATCATAATGTTCCTACAAATAATAGAGGACTTCCAATTTTAGATCAAACATCTTCTGTCCAAATACAAACTTTAGAAAAAAACTGTAAAGATTTTGGAATTAAGCTGTTTGATATTAACAGTCCTAATCAAGGAATTGTTCATGTCATTGGACCTCAATTGGGAATTACTTTACCTGGAACAACTATTGTCTGCGGCGATAGTCATACATCCACTCATGGTGCTTTCGGTGCACTAGCATTTGGAATTGGAACTAGCGAAGTGGAGCATGTCTTGGCATCTCAAACTCTTTGGTTAGAAAAACCAAAGCCCTTTGAAATTAAAGTAGAAGGAAAACGAAAAAACCCTCATGCTGTTACTGCCAAAGATATCATATTATCAATTATCAAAAATATTGGAACTTCTGGTGGGAATGGGACAGTGATTGAGTATTGTGGTGAGGGTATATCTGATCTTTCTATGGAGCAACGAATGACTATTTGTAATATGTCTATAGAAGCAGGAGCCCGTGCAGGCTTGATTGCCCCTGATGAAAAGACTTTCGAATATCTTAGAGGTAGACAATACACTCCAAAAAACTATGAATTCCTAGTTGATTATTGGAGAGAAAATCTAAAAACTGACAAGGATGCAAAATTTGAAAAAAAATATACTTTGCATATTGATAATATCGCACCTCAAGTAAGTTGGGGTACAAATCCTGGAATGACAATTGATGTGACTGAATTAGTTCCATCTCCAGAAGATTTTGCTAAAGGCGATCAAAACCAAAAGAAAGGCGCAGAAAAAGCACTTGAATACATGAATCTGAAATCAGGAACTCCTATGACTGAAATAAAAATTGATAGAGTGTTTATTGGCTCATGTACAAATGCTAGACTGGAAGATCTAATTGAAGCATCTAAAGTTGTTAAAGGCAGAAAAGTATCTCCTACTGTCAAAGCTATGGTTGTTCCTGGCTCTCAGATGGTAAAAAAACAAGCAGAAGACCTAGGTCTTGATAAAATTTTCATTGATGCTAATTTTGAATGGAGAGAATCTGGATGCAGCATGTGTCTTGGAATGAATCCAGATATCTTATCACCTGGTGAGAGATGTGCAAGTACTTCAAATAGAAACTTTGAAGGCAGACAAGGAACTGGTGGCAGAACTCATTTAGTAAGTCCTGTTATGGCAGCAGCTGCTGCAATATTTGGACACTTTGTAGATGTAAGAGAAATGGATTTGAATTGA
- the leuD gene encoding 3-isopropylmalate dehydratase small subunit — MLSFKKIKTIITPLDKVNVDTDQIVPKQFLKLVQKSGFGKFLFYNWRYDDQGQLKSDFVLNEPKYKNSKILVAGDNFGCGSSREHAVWALLDYGFSVVITPSFADIFYSNCFKNGLLPIVLDEKTIEKLQQETGDVEVDLENQIIKTNSKTISFDIDLHKKKILLEGLDDIAQTLFYEKKITEFENQSKIPSVL, encoded by the coding sequence ATGCTATCTTTTAAAAAAATTAAAACTATTATCACTCCATTAGATAAGGTAAATGTAGATACTGATCAAATTGTACCAAAACAATTTCTAAAACTAGTCCAAAAATCTGGATTTGGAAAATTTCTTTTTTATAATTGGCGATACGATGATCAAGGGCAATTAAAATCTGATTTTGTATTAAATGAGCCTAAATACAAAAATTCCAAAATTCTCGTTGCCGGGGATAATTTTGGATGTGGTTCTAGTCGAGAACATGCAGTTTGGGCCTTGCTAGATTATGGATTCTCAGTAGTCATTACCCCTTCATTTGCTGATATTTTTTATAGCAATTGTTTCAAAAATGGACTATTACCCATTGTTTTAGATGAAAAAACAATTGAAAAACTACAACAAGAAACTGGTGATGTAGAAGTAGATCTGGAAAATCAAATAATCAAAACAAATTCTAAAACAATTTCATTTGATATTGATTTACACAAGAAAAAAATTCTTTTAGAAGGTCTAGATGATATTGCTCAAACTTTATTTTATGAGAAAAAAATTACTGAATTTGAAAACCAATCTAAAATCCCATCTGTTTTATGA
- a CDS encoding nucleotidyltransferase family protein, which produces MKAIILAGGKGTRGKPYTEYFPKAMTPIFGKPLIDYITKYLSSFDFIKEIIIISDYQGLGGQIKNYFSHTSKRKKITFVQDSQSGTGGDLLHIENNLKGEDEFVLWFVDNLCAIDLVKMRKVFKEKNSIACIATRTKRKEETGFAVVEDGIIKEFKEKPTMKLQLSECLGVYVLGKDIIKRIKTKKQKEINLSFDILQQLSKEGKISAYDIEDREWIDAESPMVLERNENTVKKIIKQMGF; this is translated from the coding sequence GTGAAGGCTATAATTTTAGCTGGTGGCAAAGGAACAAGAGGCAAACCATATACCGAATATTTTCCAAAGGCAATGACGCCAATATTTGGTAAACCGTTAATTGATTATATTACAAAATATCTAAGTTCATTTGATTTTATCAAAGAGATCATCATAATTTCAGACTATCAAGGATTGGGCGGTCAGATTAAAAATTATTTTAGCCATACAAGTAAAAGAAAAAAAATCACATTTGTACAAGACTCACAAAGTGGAACTGGGGGAGATCTATTACATATTGAAAATAATCTCAAAGGAGAAGATGAATTTGTTTTGTGGTTTGTAGATAATCTATGCGCCATAGATTTAGTCAAGATGAGAAAGGTCTTCAAAGAAAAAAATAGCATAGCATGTATTGCAACAAGAACAAAAAGAAAAGAAGAGACAGGATTTGCAGTTGTAGAAGATGGAATAATTAAAGAATTTAAAGAAAAACCAACTATGAAACTACAGTTATCGGAATGCCTAGGAGTTTATGTTTTAGGAAAAGACATAATTAAAAGAATTAAAACAAAAAAACAAAAAGAGATCAATCTTTCATTTGATATTTTACAACAATTATCTAAAGAAGGAAAAATTAGCGCCTACGACATAGAAGATAGAGAGTGGATAGATGCAGAATCTCCGATGGTTTTAGAAAGAAACGAGAATACGGTAAAAAAAATCATAAAACAGATGGGATTTTAG
- the rpsI gene encoding 30S ribosomal protein S9, which produces MTTPKTEIYFATRKTSSAHVYITKGRGKIRINNIPIEMIPQETAREVMLAPLEITGDLRDKIDISVRVRGGGFMGQASAAATGISRALTGWTKSKKDPKDHPFPKSTREDLRQRITDFDKYLISGDARRKEPKKFGGPGARRRKQKSYR; this is translated from the coding sequence ATGACAACACCAAAAACTGAAATTTATTTTGCAACTAGAAAAACATCTAGTGCGCATGTATACATTACAAAAGGACGTGGTAAAATCAGAATTAACAACATACCAATTGAGATGATACCTCAAGAAACTGCTCGAGAGGTTATGTTAGCTCCATTGGAAATTACTGGAGATTTGAGAGATAAAATAGACATTTCAGTTAGAGTAAGAGGGGGTGGATTTATGGGGCAAGCTAGTGCAGCAGCTACCGGCATCTCAAGAGCACTTACAGGCTGGACTAAATCTAAAAAAGATCCAAAAGACCACCCATTCCCAAAATCAACAAGAGAAGATCTTAGACAAAGAATTACAGATTTTGACAAATATCTGATTAGCGGTGATGCCAGAAGAAAAGAACCAAAGAAATTTGGCGGACCCGGCGCAAGAAGAAGAAAGCAAAAATCATACCGTTAG
- a CDS encoding 50S ribosomal protein L13: MASQENVISTDRPIVVDATDHIAGRLSSNVAKLLLNGNRVSIVNCEKIMLSGTRTNIIYHYRKFLEVNSVIHPKHGPVHARRPDTIMTRMVRGMLPKKKPSGLLAHKRLRTYIGSPRELSGFEKIQFKQAKITKSAANYTTIGDIAKIIGWTE; this comes from the coding sequence TTGGCTAGTCAAGAAAACGTCATATCAACAGACAGACCAATTGTAGTCGATGCTACGGATCACATTGCAGGAAGACTCTCATCAAATGTTGCCAAATTATTGTTAAATGGAAACAGAGTTTCAATTGTAAATTGTGAAAAAATTATGCTAAGTGGAACAAGAACAAACATAATTTATCATTACAGGAAATTTTTAGAGGTAAACAGTGTCATTCATCCAAAACATGGTCCAGTGCATGCAAGAAGACCAGACACAATAATGACAAGAATGGTACGAGGTATGTTACCAAAGAAAAAACCATCTGGATTATTAGCACATAAAAGACTAAGAACATACATTGGTTCACCAAGAGAATTAAGTGGATTTGAAAAGATTCAATTCAAACAAGCAAAAATTACAAAATCTGCAGCAAACTATACAACTATTGGGGACATTGCAAAAATAATTGGGTGGACTGAATGA
- a CDS encoding 50S ribosomal protein L18e, with translation MTNQVVIRMAKDLKKASAKNDAPIWAKMAKYALKPSIARRFINLNRIAQLTKDADTVVFPGKVLGTGDIEHKITLCSFSISNTAAAKILEKGGKVITFSELIEKNPTGKGVVLLG, from the coding sequence ATGACTAATCAAGTCGTCATACGCATGGCAAAGGATCTAAAGAAGGCATCTGCTAAAAACGATGCTCCGATTTGGGCAAAGATGGCAAAATATGCATTAAAACCGTCCATTGCAAGACGATTTATCAATTTAAACAGAATTGCTCAATTAACTAAAGATGCAGATACAGTTGTATTTCCAGGTAAGGTATTAGGAACTGGAGATATCGAACATAAGATTACACTTTGCTCATTTTCAATCTCAAATACCGCAGCAGCAAAGATTTTAGAAAAAGGCGGAAAAGTCATTACATTTTCAGAATTAATTGAAAAGAACCCAACAGGAAAAGGAGTTGTACTACTTGGCTAG
- a CDS encoding DNA-directed RNA polymerase subunit D, translating into MSSLEVINKENQKISIKLKGVPLQYANALRRICLNGIPVFAIDTVDIIENSSVLPDEGLAHRLGLIPIKTDLSRFNEPSKCDCKSETGCSNCKVMFVLDSGDSDVTRTILSSDLTSEDESVKATSDKIPIVQLAAGQRIKVECYARLGRGTEHAKWNSANISVLTETDKENERILTVESTGALKPEQIILAGVDELSNRLSEFKEMINEIKE; encoded by the coding sequence TTGTCTTCTTTAGAGGTAATTAACAAGGAAAATCAAAAAATATCAATCAAGCTCAAAGGAGTTCCGTTACAGTATGCAAATGCACTTAGACGAATTTGTCTAAACGGTATTCCAGTATTTGCTATTGATACTGTAGATATAATTGAAAATTCTTCGGTACTACCAGATGAGGGATTAGCACATAGATTAGGATTGATTCCAATTAAGACAGATCTATCAAGATTCAATGAACCATCTAAATGCGATTGTAAAAGTGAGACAGGCTGTTCTAATTGTAAAGTGATGTTTGTTTTAGATTCAGGAGATTCAGATGTCACTAGAACGATATTATCAAGTGATCTTACATCAGAGGATGAATCTGTCAAGGCAACTTCAGATAAAATTCCAATTGTTCAGTTAGCTGCTGGTCAAAGAATCAAAGTTGAATGTTATGCTAGACTTGGCCGCGGAACAGAGCATGCTAAATGGAATTCAGCAAATATTTCAGTTTTAACTGAGACAGATAAAGAAAATGAGAGAATACTAACAGTTGAATCAACAGGGGCATTAAAGCCAGAACAGATAATCCTTGCAGGAGTAGATGAGTTAAGCAATAGATTATCAGAGTTTAAAGAAATGATTAACGAAATAAAAGAATAA
- a CDS encoding DUF6659 family protein, which translates to MESKQVYIYDYICNQMCQIKGIRFAAIINNKGRKIAGGFSSNIIPLENDKQKMEMLFMEVALDLSMRKEFDDSLGNIHAIVSYRNKANIITIPHEGKLMLISSEPELDPNKVISIAHQNLRSIKILEVVNR; encoded by the coding sequence ATGGAAAGTAAACAAGTCTACATTTATGATTACATTTGTAATCAGATGTGTCAAATCAAAGGAATAAGATTTGCAGCAATAATAAATAACAAGGGAAGGAAGATTGCAGGGGGATTTAGTTCCAATATCATACCATTAGAAAATGATAAACAAAAAATGGAGATGTTGTTTATGGAAGTAGCACTTGACTTGTCAATGAGAAAAGAGTTTGATGATTCACTTGGAAATATACATGCAATAGTATCATATCGAAATAAAGCAAATATCATCACAATTCCTCATGAGGGTAAATTAATGCTGATATCATCAGAACCAGAATTAGATCCAAACAAAGTAATCAGTATTGCACACCAGAATCTCAGATCTATTAAAATTTTGGAGGTAGTAAATCGTTGA
- a CDS encoding ribosome assembly factor SBDS: MTDVTVVRYSYEGEKFEILVKPDPALDYKMGKKKDISSILIADEIYTDSGKGTKPSTEKLLKAFKTEDVIEIAEIMLKKGELNLTTDQRRKMLDDKRKQIVAFIAKTYVDPRTHLPHPPLRIEQALKDGRITIEPQKNVEEQVPDIVEKLRSIIALKSENLDLEITIPAQYASQSYAVLKSVGVLKKEEWQNNGSLKAILEIPAGARPNVIDRLGSITKGSATVEVMK, encoded by the coding sequence ATGACTGATGTAACTGTGGTTAGATATTCTTATGAAGGTGAAAAATTTGAAATCTTAGTCAAGCCTGATCCTGCCTTGGATTACAAAATGGGTAAGAAAAAAGACATATCTTCAATATTGATTGCAGATGAAATCTATACTGATTCTGGTAAGGGTACTAAACCATCAACTGAAAAATTGCTCAAGGCTTTCAAAACTGAAGATGTAATTGAGATTGCAGAAATTATGCTAAAAAAAGGAGAACTGAATCTCACTACAGATCAAAGACGTAAGATGCTTGATGATAAGAGAAAACAAATTGTTGCATTTATTGCAAAAACATACGTCGATCCTAGAACTCATTTGCCTCATCCTCCACTAAGAATTGAACAAGCATTAAAGGATGGACGAATCACAATAGAACCACAAAAAAATGTTGAAGAACAAGTTCCAGACATTGTAGAAAAATTACGTTCTATCATAGCTTTGAAATCTGAAAATCTAGATCTTGAAATTACAATACCTGCACAGTATGCATCACAATCATATGCTGTTTTGAAATCTGTCGGAGTTTTAAAAAAAGAAGAATGGCAAAATAATGGTTCTTTAAAAGCAATACTTGAAATACCCGCTGGAGCAAGGCCAAATGTGATTGATAGATTGGGTTCTATAACCAAAGGTTCTGCAACAGTTGAGGTTATGAAGTAA